A region from the Dendropsophus ebraccatus isolate aDenEbr1 chromosome 1, aDenEbr1.pat, whole genome shotgun sequence genome encodes:
- the LOC138786392 gene encoding olfactory receptor 5B12-like produces the protein MDNVINGTQVSLFVFSGLTREGRLIPYFFFLFLLVYTVTVVGNVGIIVIVYKTPRLHTPMYFFLSFLSLIAFFYSTVITPNMLSDLISLRRTITFDGCATQFFFFAALAGTEIFILSNMSYDRYVAICHPLHYVSIMTWKKCSCLVLLAFFIGFLQSSLQTNCIFSLQFCSSNLIDHFYCDVPPLLKLSCSDTLHCNLVTVYSVGTCTIGSLSVILTSYMLIFVAIIRMKSAEGKQKAFSTCSAHLICTSLFYITVFFTYLRTPSKVFDNQDKAACIIYSLLTPMLNPLVYSLRNQEVKRIIIQTIFSLLWSIKSSLSFQT, from the coding sequence ATGGATAATGTCATAAATGGGACACAAGTGTCGCTGTTTGTGTTTTCTGGTCTGACCCGTGAAGGAAGACTCATCCCTtacttcttctttctcttcttgctTGTTTACACGGTGACTGTGGTAGGAAACGTCGGCATCATAGTGATTGTCTATAAGACTCCTAGACTCCACActcccatgtacttcttcctcaGCTTCCTGTCCTTGATCGCCTTTTTTTATTCGACAGTAATAACCCCAAACATGCTTTCTGACCTTATCTCCTTGAGGAGAACCATTACCTTCGATGGTTGTGCTACTCAGTTCTTCTTCTTTGCTGCTTTGGCAGGAACTGAAATCTTTATTCTCTCCAATATGTCCTATGACCGATATGTGGCCATCTGCcaccctctccattatgtgtccaTAATGACCTGGAAGAAATGTTCTTGCCTGGTTCTTCTGGCATTCTTCATCGGTTTCTTACAGTCGTCCTTACAGACAAACTGTATATTTAGTCTTCAGTTCTGCAGCTCCAACTTGATTGACCATTTCTACTGTGATGTTCCCCCATTGCTCAAGCTGTCATGCTCCGATACTTTGCACTGTAATTTGGTTACTGTATACAGTGTTGGGACTTGTACCATTGGGTCGCTGTCAGTCATCCTCACCTCTTACATGTTGATTTTTGTAGCAATTATACGTATGAAGTCGGCTGAGGGGAAGCAGAAGGCGTTCAGTACCTGCTCTGCTCACCTCATATGTACCTCCTTGTTTTATATTACAGTCTTTTTCACCTATCTACGTACTCCATCCAAGGTTTTCGATAACCAAGACAAAGCGGCTTGTATTATCTACTCCTTACTGACCCCAATGTTGAATCCACTTGTTTATAGTCTGAGAAACCAAGAGGTAAAACGGATTATTATACAAACAATATTCAGTCTACTGTGGTCAATAAAGTCTTCTTTATCTTTTCAGACATAG